In Penaeus vannamei isolate JL-2024 chromosome 21, ASM4276789v1, whole genome shotgun sequence, the DNA window AACTCGATTCAGCAATGTGctctttcgtttttgttatttccaGCAGTATGTGATGACGCTAGTTAAGATATCTGATAAAAATCGGACAAAAAGAGCGAGAACAAGGGaaatggacagaaagacagacacatagacaccgagatatatagagatagagatagagacaaaggaatagagtgcaagaaaaagaaaaaaaaaataaaaatccggtTATCGCGCTAATTATGCATTTAAGCCAACGATCAGACGAGGCAAAAGTTAAACAACCATTACGTGGGATTTGTTACATGAAAATGCCACCCAATCTCCATCAAGCAACCTCAGCTTTGAAAGGTTTGGATGCGGCGCAGAATGCCTGTTTGCGTGTGTTGGAACCCTGGATTGCACTTGTATCGAACATCCTCAGCGTGGATACAGGagtacctcctctcccctctcccctctcccttcgagAAAACACAGTACCGAGGCaccttaaggccctatcacactactttttccgtcaatttctggggttccgtctgaatttgaggctttccgcaaggatcgtccacaaccggaacgcctcccagaccaagacggttacgaccgtttccgtctgactaatttccgtgttgatcttgtgctattaataaattagataggatgagtgaatgtaaacacaagctaatattttagaacattcgtatatacaatatacatcatcatatttcttttaaaataacgtaatatgtatgagaatgttcgtgtgattcccgggacctcactccgacagcgccatgtttgtttacatgattttcatacggagttcattcggaaacggaaaaaaatcgacggaaaaagtgctagtgtgatagggcctttaatgGGAATGTTTCGCCCGGGCATCGTCTCCCCAACACGAAACCCCACAACCTCGTCGGGAAAAAAGGTATAGATCTCCTTTGTTAACATTTACCAGCAGGTTTGGCCTTCTCGTCGCCGCGTCTTTACGGATACACAAGATGAAGCCTCGGTGAAACAAGAGCACAGTCACACAGCTCTTTACAGTGGAATTATATTATCGCAAATACTCTGTTCGCTTGTTAgtttgttatatatgtgtgtgtgtaatgtatatatgatatgtgtacgatatatatatatatatatatatatatatatatatatatatatatatatatatatattatatatatatatatatatatatatatatatatatatatatatatatatatatattgtgtgtgtgcgtacaagttatatatatatatatatatatatatatatatatatatatatatatatatatatatatatatattataatgtatacatatgtatgatatatacatgatatttatacatatgtatacttgatatgtatataatatatatataatatatatatatatttatatatatatatttatatatatatatatatatatatatatatatatatatatgtgtgtgtgtgtgtgtgtgtgtgtgtgtgtgtgtgtgtgtgtatgtgtatgtatatatattgcaacaggaacacgaagagaagggcaagaaaacacacgaatataccgaaggccttttcgctaatgcttcgtcagggcatacatacgtatatgtatgtatgccctgACCTGacgaagtattatatatatatatatatatatatatatatatatatatatatatatatatatatatgtgtgtgtgtgtgtgtgtgtgtgtgtgtgtgtgtgtgtgtgtataaacgcgtgtatatatgtgtgtgtgtgtaaacgcgtgtatatatgtgtgtgtgtataaacacgtgtatatatgtgtgtgcgtatgtttcctATTCAccttactatctatctgtctctagttATCTTGCGAGTGCGCTCTTATTCTCATATTCGCTCGAAATGtgaatatcatataaaaaaagaaagattactgAACAGAGATTAGATAATATTCcacgtgcatacaaacatacacaaacacgcacgcatatatatatatatatagcagactCCGCTAtccacccttctctttcagccACATTAATGATGTCCGGTGGCACGTCTGCTAAGATTTCCTCCTCATCCGTTCCATCTCTTACCTGTTCAGCATCCCCAGGTAGATCCGGGGCTAATTAGCTATAGTTTGAgctgagggaaagaaaggagggaggggagggagggagacgaagggtgggggggagggagggagacgaagggtggaggggggagggagggaggaggaggaggtaggaggaaaaagGGTGGATTTAGGAggtatgagaggaagggaaggactgggagagagggaaaataggaggatggagagaaggagggagggaggtgaggggagaatgtGGGAGATTGGAGAAGCAAagcaggggaaaagggaaaaaaaagggaggaaaatataaaactagataaaagaatattaaaagaaataatcgatgaaggaggaggaatataacATGGAGgggagtaaataataataataataataacaataaggaacgatataaaaaatattgaaaacaaaaGACTGAAATCCATACTTTTTCGTCGCTACGGTGTGTTATTTTCTACCATAAGTGCGATCTATAATAGTTCAGTATTTTCCTTATATAGCTAGCCAATTAAGAAGATAAATTTAACCTTAATGCCATGACGACATATAAGGTATGATATCAAACCAGACTTGCTTATCTGTCAAAGATCACATTgacttttatcttattatctattcgtATTATATATTTCATCTGCAAATGGAAACGTTTTTCTATATGAAACTGATTAGGATTAAGTTAGAAACTATTAAATATCATTCTTACAACAGAAGATGATTGTTCGTTACATTACAAAAATAAGTATTTTTTAAAGGCATGGTGAAAATATGATAACGAGAAtgactataataaaaatgataataatgattgtgaggatgattataataataatgatagtaataaggtttatcattttcattactcttatcaaaactaaagttattatcatcattgttaccataagtatcattcttatcatcattacctccaccaagatTATGTTTTTGATAGCGTTAATTAGTTTCTTAATTAGTTGGTTATCAGGACAATTCAAAAATTTATTAGCAGATTTTTTATGATTTACTTTTACCGCAAGTATGACTTAACATAACATataccattaaattttggtggtttgCCCGGTTCATGATTCGGGTCCAGGAATTTTGGTTTGTAAAAAAGTTATAAATCAGATTTTTTATATCAAATCTTTACCGgaagtgtgtcttagcccaacctaAATGAGATTAAAGTTTAGTGATGATCCGAATCATCATCCGAATCCTGATTTTATTAAAAGGATTCATTAAAATTGGGAGATAGGGAAACACatacgtcaccagtgtacttgagaaagaggtgattttaatgtaattcttcaagtgcgaatatttttattacatatagTGTCTTCACGGAGGTATGTACTCTGGgtgcttattgttattagtatcattatgattatcattatcatatctttaccagttttatcattattagtattactgttattgatgtcactgttactgttgttataagtattattactaaAAACACCAAGAGAAATCTATTAATACCATACTaggaatcacccccccccccccagcaagtaTCACAATCTAATATTTACTTTAAGGCAAATGGATAACCTCTTTAACCTCTTAAAACGGTTTTATTTGAATTACTAACCGTTATTTTTTGTGTCACCGTAATGTATGGTTGTTAAATGTCTATTCTTGTAATCGAGAGAAAATTAAACAGTGGGAAATTCAATACTTAATTGAAAGTTACTGGAATTATGGGTTCTCATTCCAttttgatttaatatatatatatatatatatatatatatatatatatatatatatatatatatatacatatatatataaatacatatatatatatatacacacatatatatatatacacacacacacatatatatatatatatatatatatatatatatatatatacatatatatatacatatatatatatatatatatatatatatatatatacatatatatatatatatatatatatatatatatatatatatatatatatatatatatatatatatatatatattgtgtttagcGAGATTACTTATACAAAGCCATAATTTAGTCCGAGTCATCAGTCGAAATTCTTAAAATAACCtgttgtgtatgagtatgtgtgtgtgtgtgtactgtatgtactTAATATCCTTACCAGGTTCTcaattttttatcaatttaaatGAAACGATCATTGAATTTAATACACTTGACACATATATCACAATATTAAAACAGTTACAGTTAAAGTAAAACCATCTGCCGAGTCTACTAACCAGGACCAACATAACGATTTTATTAGATGCTACCACCATCCTACCAAcctccttgacctttgacctcgagaGGAGGTCGTTATCTCAGCATAGAACGCCCATAAAACGCCAAGCAGGAAGAAGTGCAATGAACACCTGTAAACTTTTCCAAAAGTTCACTCGAGCCTCACACTCCACCACCTGCGATGTCGAACTACGATCCCGTTATTTGCAGCCCCTGAGAAAATGGGTTTATATATACGAGGCGGTGATCTATCCCTTCCATTCTGTTATCTGTTCCAtgctattatagttattgctGCTGCCAACTGCTTTTTTTTTTGCCACGAACACCAGTgtaaccattattgtcattagggTCGTTAATTCAGGGGGGATGTAACTGCTacccccatgacccccccccccaagattttGTTTGCCATTCATTTACAGTTTGTAAAACATTTTACTGAATTACTCCTGCGCAGGTCCGGTTACAGCTTTAAATCCTCCTAAAATAGCtcattgtgtgtttgtggagagtaataatagtaacagtaacaataatcattatcattataataatttcaataagtataataatgaagatgaagatggaagtgataagaatagtaatgatagtaataatgatgataataataacaataatgattgatcatcattataatgattatagcaatgagtaatgatggtaatgataatgatgatgacaatgttgatattatgaaatacaattaaaataacaataaaagaacgtGAAAAAATGTGACaaattacctttctctctctctctctcttcctctctctctctctctctctctctctctctctctctctctctctctctctctctctctctctctctctctctgtctctctctctctctctctctctctctctcctccctccctccctccctccctccctctctctctctctctctctctctctctctctctctctctctctctctcactcactcatctctctctctctctctctctctctctctctctctctctctaactctctctctctctctctctctctctctctctctctctctccgcccataAACAGAATGGCGCCAGCtcgttcccttttttctttccagtcGAGACGAACCAAATGGGAGAAAGTTCTCGAAGCCGAAGCCGTAACGGAGAAGAAGAATgctgatggagagaggggaaaactgcgggaagaggaggggggatgagaagagcCAGTCTGTCTCATGGTCTTTGTATAGAACGAGTTTAGAACATCTTGTCTGGTCGTAATTAGCAGAGGGAAAAATcattctttctaccttttttttaagTTCTCGACGGTTGTTTTATTGTATGTGATTTGTTCTAAGGTTGTAATTAACGGCGAGAAACGTTGGAGAAAATAAATTGTAAAGTTTGTACTTTTTGTTACCTTCCATTTCTGTTTTCTGTTGccttattgtattatatatatatatatatatatatatatatatatatatatatatatatatatatattttagacaaTACCTCAGAAATAGATATGAACTGGAAAGAATTCATATTGCCTCAGTTTATTTATATTAAGTCATGtaatttaaataatttttttcgcTAATCATACCACCAAGTCCTATGCTATTTTTATTGAAGTCTCCCATAATGTGTTCCCATTTTCTATGGTTGCCTATTTCGTTTTCGTCTGCAGCCATATCTCTGTATCTTATACAATTGGCGttcctttttatgttttctttagtGTAATATGTGGTAACGATCCCTGAGAAAGTTATTTTTCATAGGCTGACGTGAGAGATTTTTGTCGATTTTCTAGAAGTGTAGTTTGGTTATTATTTTATAAACTTATTTAACATTTTCAGCCGCGCAAACATCTATGGCGTATACAATAGGGGCATAGAAAGGTCATAAAACATTATattgtggcaaaaaaaaaaattaaaatgagttaacaattaggacaaaatatgttagtCAAAGGTCATTGAGCGCTGTTATTACAGTAATGGTTTATGGTGGAAACAAATGAATGTGGTAGGTCAGGGGTCGACAATCTTTTaagcatagtgtgccagtttataattaattccttcttattcataaccttgcgtgccagtttttttcagcactgtaaacccagatgtattttcctgcacatgcttaacatgaatgtaatatttaagtaacatatggtattctttgtaacaaaaaaatatgttctataattttagatttatactcacctaATTAATATCTGGACTTGCTGAGCTTCAAAGAACCCTCAGAGTAAACCGTTGTAAGCCTGCTGCGATGATGACTGAGGATATGCTGCATGTGTGAAAACATCTGGCTTACATTGGTATGTAGATCCAAATCCTGATTGCAATGTCAAGCTACTTTCTTCATACAATTGAATTTATCAGACAGCGGTGTCCGGGAACTTGATATGGTGGCTGTATGATCATTTGCAGTAGATTTCAATATTTCTCGATTATAAAATTTAACTGTACATAATAAtgagtctctctatctatctatctatcgtctctctctctctctctctctctctctctctctctctctctctctctctctctctctctctctctctctctctctctctctctctctctctctctctctgtctctctctctcactcatattaTTCTGCTGTGTAACtttcgtgccaaaggttgccgacctctgtgcTAGGCGCTAGAcaccaaaggtcatatagcactatggtttgtatggtagtgaaaagggcaaAGAGGAAATACCAAACGGAATACGATGTCCGTTTAGGTCTTTCATCCCTCCAGCACGGGTGTCACACTTCAGGATGTGAACAggcgataaagaagagaaaaatgaaaggagaagaaaaggccatgcaaaatcagtcgaggcgagggctgaggtccaaggcaggggTGACCCCCACACATTAGGCCTCAGTCTCGGTCTCCTAAGCTCCCCACGACGACACGAGCATGGACTTTGGGGGCTTTGGCCATTATGTCAAGTGCCTGATGAGGAAGGATTGGCTTTAGGCTTCAGGTATTCCCTGGAGTTacatcgtcacacacacacacacacacacacacacacaaacaaacacaaacatacatatatgtgtgtgtgtatgtgtgtattcgtatatttatataaatatatatattgttctataGCCTCATTCCAGTATAGGACACAGGACTGAATCCATTATTGAGAGGCTATTTGACAGCACTTTTGCCTGACTGAACGGCCTTCCTAATCACAGTCACGTCCTAGCACGGTACCTCTTTAGACGCAAAAGATTTCGAAACTGTTCTTATTTCTATAAatcgtttgtgcattgtggggtttcctgccatatgtgtgtgctgtgtgtgtgtgagtgcatgtgttatatctatctatctatctatctatctatctatctatctatatatatatatatatatatatatatatatatacatatgtatatatatacatatgtatgtatatatatatatatatatatatatatatatatatatatatatatatatatatatatatatatatatatattcatctatatgtgtgGGTGCGCGCTACCACTTGATTTCGaaactgtgtgtgggtgtgcatgtatatgtgtgtatgtatgtgaatagatgtatgtatgtgtatatgtatatatgtatttatatgtgtatatatgggtaagtatgtgtatatatatgtgtgtgttatgtgtaagcATGcgagcgtgcatgcgtgtgtatatgtgtgagcatgcgagcgtgcgtgcgtgtgtgttaatgtagATGTGTGTAGGTGAGGGTGTACTTCACTGTACACAGGCATGTACTTAACATCGATGAATATCCGTTTACCGTAATCAGAACATTGGTAATTAACCGCCCAAGGAGGAATCACCATCAGCGACTGTTACTGATCTTAATACCTGCATTACCCATCATAACTATGGCTCATTTTCTAATGAAGTAACCATCAAGAATATATTTAGTGAATGCGCTTTTCGAATTCACAATTTAAATCAATTCAGTGTGTAATTTTCAACCCAACAAATATTTCAACGAGCTTATAAATCGTTGACATATCGCATGGAAAAGAAATCACAGTTCATAGTACTTTACACAAGAATGGGTCGTTCTAACAAAACTGCCGCGCGGAGTCATCAGTCTTACTATTTAAGTTTTTATCATTCACTGTCGAGTATCAGTATCGTCATATAAATAAATTTTCTTAGAATAAACATCTAACTGTAATCTTTGCGTTAATATTATAATTCCCTAAGGGCGAAGATAGCTTAAAACATATCTGACTACCCGACAGCTCGTTCTAAGAGGCAAATGGAGGCATTATAGTAGTAACCTTCAGGCCAGTGTCGAATTCGCGGCAACCTAAGGCAGCAGTTTACTTCGGTGGGCAGGAGAGGCAGGTTCTCTCACTCTTCGTCGACGCTCTGTCACGTTTACCCGCCTTTCGTTTTCCTCAGAGggctttcctttctgtctttcttagtTTCTTGTAATTTAATGTAACTCCTTTTGCCAACTCTCTCATTATTTCActtcgctctctccctatctcttcgaATTACCAAAGAAATTGTTGGAGGAACGTTTACAAGAATTATTTGGTTTATAAGTGAAGGAAGAAATACATACTGATCTACTGTATACAGCGGGAAGAAAATAATTTTTTGAAGTTTACGTGACAGAACTTTACAAGGTGAGTTGTCAGAATTCATTATTTTCTGCGATGGTCGTTCATTTACCCATCTAATAGATTCGCTGAATTTTCAAAAGACAGCATGAAATCTTTGTCTGCATTGCTGAGCAGACGTGCATCTTTTTGCATGCGTATGTGACGGCAGAACTATATACAAGAATTTCACAGGATATTTTATGGACAAGCACTTTTTTTGTATAGAACAAATAGTTAAGTAAAACAAGATACGGTTTCAAACTAAGCATACAACTAATTCTTTCCCGCAGAATGGAATTTGCGCACATCTTGGCAGTGTTCCTCCTCTGTGGGGTTGTGGTCTCAGGAAGCGAGAGCCCCGTATGTCCTCTCCCGACACCTGGTCAGTGCGCGACGACAGCGAATTCTACAGGTACAGTGAAGTATTAAACTTAATTAAACTTAAATATAGTTTAACTGATTTGTAAAGCTTGGAATTCTTTCATGTGATAAGTTTTATTACTAATCTATACCCTCTGAATCTTTTCTGCAGAAAAGGTATGGCGCGTGTTTAGTCTGCAGCCCACCTTGAAGAAACTGGTGAGCCACTACTCCCCCTTCAAGGTGTGGCAGAGGCAGACCCAGCAGAAGCAGCAGTTGGGCTACCAGGAGGTTCAGTACACGCAACCGAAGACTACAGAGACCAAGTACTACAAGCCAAAGGAGTATGGCCCTCACTTCTTCCAACCTCAGTACCAACCTGTCTCTTACGCCGACGATAGTTTTTGATGTGTGTgattctatttgttatttttaaagcGATGTCAAGAAAGGTATATTTTAATTCACTTTAGGCGCCAGGTTTTAATGAAGTCTTTtaataaagatgacaaataaAATTTTTTATCCCTTCCCAAGGTtattaaagaaaatagatatcAGAATCTTCTCACTGATAATGAGAATCTTCATTTTATTAAGTCTAcacataattatagttataaaacGGATAATGCCACAATTCTTAAGCTAATAAATTACCAGATACTTTAAGATAACAAAGATTGAGCTAGATCACAGCAAGTAATATTTGGTTTTATAGTAGTTCATTAGTACTGGCCAACTAAGCACCCACGTGATTGCATAAGAGGAAATGCATGTTTATTCCTTAACACGATTGTATAATATCGTATCCTGCCATTTTAAAAGTTTAAACTAATACATATTGTCTTGGGAGCACAAGAATCTGCATTTTTCAGCCATAACCAGACTTTGGGtatttaaaaaaattaatgaaataattaaaaaaaaaaaaaacacgagcctTCTGGAACCTCCCAGGACCCCCATTCTTCCACTGTTTTAGGTTGACATGTTGGAATATGCAGTGCCAgttctatatatttttaatgtgCCGATGAAGGGCGAAGCAGAAATCAGTCTTCTGGGTTCTTGGTGCAAGGCCATCGGAATTCCTGACCCCACTCGTGGAGCCACAGGTTAGCGACTGTAAAACAAAGGTGTATTAATAGCTTGGTATAATTGGTTTTCGTGCAGAAGTTTAGACAGCGactgatcagctgtttccagTCTAATCGGATTGCACTCATAAAGATCCTGGGTTAATGTTTCCGAGAGCGACGCACAAGAGGGAATGGacaccatcttatagagcatagTCATGAACACTGCAGATGCTGTGGCCTTTATTTACCGCGAAATAACGGAAAACTGGGTTCGTACATTTATCGAAGTTGTGACTTTTTAGAGGTTTTGGCATTTTTCAATGACGcttgttttccttgaacatttgaTGCATTTTCACAATACCTACATCCCATTATAACGAGTAAAATTATTCTAATTCAATATCAGTGTTACCAAATATAATATGACGAGTATACTTTATTGCCACTTCAGGGTCAATTTAGGCTTTGtattttttcaacttttcattCAGTT includes these proteins:
- the LOC113819837 gene encoding uncharacterized protein: MEFAHILAVFLLCGVVVSGSESPVCPLPTPGQCATTANSTEKVWRVFSLQPTLKKLVSHYSPFKVWQRQTQQKQQLGYQEVQYTQPKTTETKYYKPKEYGPHFFQPQYQPVSYADDSF